Below is a genomic region from Deltaproteobacteria bacterium.
CTCTCTGCAGAACATAAATGCGAAATTCGAGGAGATAATAGCGAAAGGACCTGATCACTGGCTCTGGTTACACAGGCGGTGGAGGACACGTCCCCCCGGCGAAGAGGCGATTTATGATATTTAGGGTAAATATCAAGATGAAAGAGCCCGATGGGATCGCTTTCATAGATCGGGACGGAACCCTCATTGAGGACAGCGGGTACCTGTCCGATCCTGCCGAAATAAGGGAAATAGGGGATTCTGTCTCATCGATCGCCGGGCTGAAAGAGTCGGGCTTTGCGATCTTCATAATCTCCAATCAGGCAGGGCTTGCAAAGGGGATTATCAAGATGGAGGAATTTTTGCGGGTAAAAAGAAGGTTCGAGGAGATGTTCGATCCGTTTATGGAGATATTCGACGGGGTGTTTTATTGTCCCCATCATGTTGAAGGAACCGTCGAGGATCTCCGCGGAAGCTGCGCGTGCAGAAAACCAGGCACCATGATGCTTGAGACTGCGCTCGGATTTTTGAAAAGCCTGCCACCTTCCGATAGAGTTTTTACTGTGGGTGACAAGACAATAGATATAATGGTGGGCAAGAAAAAGGGGTTCAGGACGATTCTCGTCGAGACGGGATATGGAAGGGGAGACAAAGACAAGATAACGGATCCGGATATGTTTCCAGATTTTATTGCGAGAGACTTTGACGAGGCGGTTTCAATCATGACAGAAAGGCTCTGTGGCGCGCCATGACGAAAAAGATAATTTTGATAACAGCTTTGGTTCTTGGCCTGACTTCCTTTGCGGTGGCGGGGCTTCTCGACGACGACCCGTTTCTTTCGGGNNNNCGGCATAAAGGCGGGATACGCGGAGTTCTCATATCTTGGCGAGGAGAGGGAGGGAGACAGGCTTTTTTATCGCATTCACGCGAAGCTGTGGACAACGGGCCTCGTTAAGGTATTCAAGCAGATTATCGATGAGTTTGATTATTTCGTCGACGCAGAGAGCCTCCTTCCCTATAAAGTTATCGTGAACCAGAAGGAATCTGACAGGATCGTGGAGAAGATAGTGTATTATGACCAGGAAAAGGGTATACTCGAACACTTCGATCTCGAGGGAAAGAAGATCAAGGAGTTTGTCGCAGTTCCGCAGATATTCGAGCCCATTACGGTGGCCTATTTCTTAAGGACCCGGGAGCTCACGGAGGAGCCGGAAAACATCAACGTCTACGGGGGGAGGAAGGTTTATACGATCGATGTGAAGCTGCTGGGAAACCGCAAGGTGCAAACCGAAATAGGCGTTTTCGACACGCTGGAGATAAAGCCGGTCGTGAAATATGAGGGGAAGGTGATGGGGGACAGGGAGGTGACGGCCTGGCTCATAAACGACGGGACAAACATTCCGCTGCTGGTCCATGCGAAGATCAAAGTAGGAACCCTCACGGGAGAACTGAAAAAGATAGGCAGGGGAAGAAGAGATGGATGAAAAACTGCTCCGCTTTCTTGCATGTCCCGCCTGCAAGGGTGACGTTACCCCTTCTGCAGGAGAAGAGTTTCTCGTCTGCAGAGACTGCAAGCTGAAATATCCCGTGATTGAAGGCATCCCCGTGATGCTCGTCGATGAGGCGCATCCCCTCGTGGAGGAGGAAGATGGACAAGGGTAAGCTTTACGAATACGTAGAAAGGTTCCAGGGGAAGAAAGCATTGATCCTCGGTGACATCATGCTCGACGAGTACGTCTGGGGACTGGTTGACCGCATTTCCCCGGAGGCCCCCGTACCTGTGGTAAAGATCGAGCGGGAAACACGAACCGCGGGTGGGGCCGGCAACGTGGCGTTGAATGTAAAAATGCTGGGCATGGAAGCCGTTCTTGCGGGGACGGTAGGTGAGGATTACCACGGGGGGGTCATAAAGAAGATCTTGAAGAAAAACGGAATTGACCAGACGGCGATATGCTCAGTCAAGAACCTGAGGACCGTGGTAAAAACCCGGGTTGTTGCCCACAGCCAGCAGATGGTCAGGATGGACAGGGAGAACTCTTTCGACCTCCCGGGAGGCGTAAAAAAAGAGCTCATTCGCAAGCTCGAGAAATGTATCCCGGAAGTGGATTTTGTGATAGTGTCGGATTACAACAAGGGTGCTGTCAGCGAGGAGGTATTCGGCGCCCTGATCGAGCGTTCCAGGGAGAAGGGAAAAAATGTCGTCGTGGACCCGAAGAAGAGGAATGTGGCTTTTTACCGGGGATGCACGGTAATCAAGCCGAACAGGAAAGAGGCAGAATTCTTTGCCGGGATCGACGTGCTGAATGAAGCAGACCTCATAAGGGCCGGAAAGAGGATAATGAGCAAAACGGCGGCCTCAGCCGTTCTCATCTCGCGGGGCGCGGAGGGAATGACCCTGATACAGAAAAGAGGAAAGAAGCCCCTCTATATTCCGGCCATTGCCCGGGAAGTGTACGATGTAACCGGCGCAGGAGACACGGTTGTCAGCGTATTTTCGGCAATCCTTTCAGCGGGGGGCGGATATGAGGATTCGGCCCTGGTTGCCAACATTGCTGCAGCAGTTGTCGTGGGCGAGGTTGGAACCTCTCCGATTACCAGAGAGAAGCTGATAAAGGCAATCAAGAGGTATGACGCCGGGAATTTGAGCTAGCCGGTGCGGAGGCGAGGGTGAGTTTCCCGAGGAATCCTCTACCCTGCAAATTGATAACAGGCCTGATTTTTTCACCCCGTGCCGATATCGACGCTATCCTGGACGGGATCGCTGAAAAACTGGGAATCATAGAGACACGGTCAAAAAGATTTTCCTTCGACCAGACCGGTTACTACACCGAAGAAATGGGAAGGGGGCTCGAGAGGATGTTTGTCGTGTGCAACGGTCTGCACAGAAGGGGACTTTTGGTTGATGCGAAACTGACAAGCTACGAGCTTGAAAAGGAACATTCTCAAGGTGGCCGGAGGTCTGTGAACATCGACCCAGGCATCGTATCACTGGAAAACCTTGTTCTGGCCACCTTTAAAAATTACTATCACCGGATCTACATCGGCAAAGGAGTGTACGGTGAGGTAACCCTCTATTACATGAAGGGGAAGTTCAGGGAGTTGCCGTGGACCTATCCCGATTACAGGGACGAGGGGGTGAAGGACTTTTTTCTTTCTGTGCGGGAAACCCTGTATCAACAAACTATAGAGAAGGGAATGCGATATGGTAATGAGTATGACGGGTTTCGGTAGGAGCACCAGGTCATCTGGTGATATTCTTGTGACCGTTGAGGTGAGAACGTTGAACCACCGGTACCTGGAAGTGGGCGTTCGGCTTGCCTCGAGCTATTACTTCATGGAGCCCCTGATACGGGATGTGGTGCGCTCGCGCATAAGCAGGGGAAAAGCTGATGTGACGGTGACGGTAAAAGACGGGAGGGAGAGGACGAAAAAGTTAACCGTCAACGAATCACTGCTCGCCGGATACCTCGAAGTGGAAAGAGAGCTGCGCGATACGTTCGGGCTTGCCGGATCTCTCGGGGTGGAGAAGGCAATGTCCATAAACGGGATAGTATCCGTTGAGGAGATAGAGCCCGGGGAGGACCCGGTCACCGAACTTGTCCTGTCTGCAGCTGGCGAGGCGATGGACGGCGTGTGCCGGATGAGGGGAAAAGAGGGGAAATCGATCGAGAAGCATTTACGGAGCGCCACGAGAACCCTTTCGTCTCTCAACAAAAAAATAGAGCGACACTCGGAAGGGGACAAGAAGGTTATGGGCGAAAAGCTGAAGGAGCGAATAAGAGAGTTCATGGAGGAAGGTGAGGCAACTGCCGAAAGTTTTCACGAGAGGCTTTCCCTCGAGATCGCCATCCTCGCAGACAGGCTCGATATCTCTGAGGAAGTCAAGCGGATCGGGTCTCATCTCCTCCAGTTTCAGGAAAACCTCAGTTCGAAGACATCCGGGGTGGGCAGGAAACTCGACTTTATCATCCAGGAGCTGAACAGGGAGTTCAATACGATCAGCTCCAAATCGCAGAGTACAAAGATCCCTGCACTCGTCATAGAGGCAAAGGCACAGATAGAGAAGATGAGGGAACAGGTTCAGAACGTAGAGTGAGGAGTTTTTATGAAGAAGGGCAACCTATTCGTCCTGTCGGCGCCTTCGGGGACGGGAAAAACGACTGTTTGCCGGAACCTTGCGAAGAGAGTAGAAAACTTAATTCTTTCGATATCCTATACGACGCGGCCGATGAAAGAAGGAGAAAAGGACGGGGTAGATTACCATTTCGTCGATGAAAAAACCTTCGCGGAAATGGTCCAGGCAAGAGATTTCCTGGAATGGGCCAATATTTACGGTTATCGGTACGGCACATCCAGGAAGGCGGTGGAGGAATGCCTGGGTTCGGGGACAGACTTTTTGCTCGAAATAGATGTCCAGGGGGGGATGAACGTCAAAGAGGCAATGCCCGAAGCGGTTCTCATAGCACTTTTTCCTCCCGACAGGGAAACTCTCTACGAGAGGTTGCGGGGGAGGAAGAGAGAAGCCGAGCGGGAGATAGAGGAGAGAGTCCGTGAAGCGATGCGGGAGCTCGTCATCTTGAAAGATTATGACTATTTTGTAATCAACAGGGACCTTGAAAAAGCCATAAAAGATGTTATTCTAATCATTGAGAGCCAGAACTTAAGGGTTGACAGGAACAGGGAGTTTCTAGAAAAATTAGTTTTGCAATTCAGGAGGTAGTCAATGGCAAGAGTGACCGTCGAAGATTGCCTGGAAAAAGTCCCGTGCCACTTTGAACTGGCAATTCTCGCGTCTAAAAGGGCAAAGGGCATTATTTCCGGCGAGAAACCCCTCATCGAGACCGGGGATAAAAAGGAAAAACCCGTCGTTGTGGCTCTGCGGGAGATTGCGGAAGGAGAGGTGGAAAAAAAGGCTGAATAGACTTTTTCCTGCCTGGATTGCCTGATAAAGTATGATCCGTCTTACGGATATCGTTGATAAAGTCCTTTCCTACAATCCAGATTCCGATCTGGACCTGATACATAAAGCGTACGTATTTTCAGCAAAAATACATCACGGACAGATCAGAAAGTCGGGAGAGCCCTACCTCGTTCATCCCCTGGAGGTTGCGGGGATACTGGCAGGCCTCGGGCTTGACGATGAGACTATCGCGACGGGATTTCTCCACGATGTGGTGGAAGACACTCATGTCGATATCGATGAGATCAGGGAGCACTTTGGCGATCAGGTTGCTTTCCTCGTTGACGGGGTTTCAAAGCTGAGCAAAGTAACGGTCGTTGACGTAGCCAGGCAGAAAGCAGAGAGTTTCAGGAAAATGATCGTCGCGATAGCCCGCGACCCCAGGGTTATCCTCATCAAACTCGCCGATCGACTCCATAACATGAGGACACTCAGCCACCTCTCGCCGGACAAGCAGTATCATATTTCGAAAGAGACACTCGACATTTACGCTCCTATTGCAAACAGGCTTGGTTTGGGCGGCATGAAGGACGAGCTCGAAGACCTCTGCCTGAAATACCTTTTCCCGGAACGT
It encodes:
- a CDS encoding HAD-IIIA family hydrolase, producing MIFRVNIKMKEPDGIAFIDRDGTLIEDSGYLSDPAEIREIGDSVSSIAGLKESGFAIFIISNQAGLAKGIIKMEEFLRVKRRFEEMFDPFMEIFDGVFYCPHHVEGTVEDLRGSCACRKPGTMMLETALGFLKSLPPSDRVFTVGDKTIDIMVGKKKGFRTILVETGYGRGDKDKITDPDMFPDFIARDFDEAVSIMTERLCGAP
- a CDS encoding DUF3108 domain-containing protein — translated: MRWRGFSTTTRFFRXXGIKAGYAEFSYLGEEREGDRLFYRIHAKLWTTGLVKVFKQIIDEFDYFVDAESLLPYKVIVNQKESDRIVEKIVYYDQEKGILEHFDLEGKKIKEFVAVPQIFEPITVAYFLRTRELTEEPENINVYGGRKVYTIDVKLLGNRKVQTEIGVFDTLEIKPVVKYEGKVMGDREVTAWLINDGTNIPLLVHAKIKVGTLTGELKKIGRGRRDG
- a CDS encoding Trm112 family protein, with translation MDEKLLRFLACPACKGDVTPSAGEEFLVCRDCKLKYPVIEGIPVMLVDEAHPLVEEEDGQG
- the rfaE1 gene encoding D-glycero-beta-D-manno-heptose-7-phosphate kinase, with the protein product MDKGKLYEYVERFQGKKALILGDIMLDEYVWGLVDRISPEAPVPVVKIERETRTAGGAGNVALNVKMLGMEAVLAGTVGEDYHGGVIKKILKKNGIDQTAICSVKNLRTVVKTRVVAHSQQMVRMDRENSFDLPGGVKKELIRKLEKCIPEVDFVIVSDYNKGAVSEEVFGALIERSREKGKNVVVDPKKRNVAFYRGCTVIKPNRKEAEFFAGIDVLNEADLIRAGKRIMSKTAASAVLISRGAEGMTLIQKRGKKPLYIPAIAREVYDVTGAGDTVVSVFSAILSAGGGYEDSALVANIAAAVVVGEVGTSPITREKLIKAIKRYDAGNLS
- a CDS encoding DUF4416 family protein, whose product is MSFPRNPLPCKLITGLIFSPRADIDAILDGIAEKLGIIETRSKRFSFDQTGYYTEEMGRGLERMFVVCNGLHRRGLLVDAKLTSYELEKEHSQGGRRSVNIDPGIVSLENLVLATFKNYYHRIYIGKGVYGEVTLYYMKGKFRELPWTYPDYRDEGVKDFFLSVRETLYQQTIEKGMRYGNEYDGFR
- a CDS encoding YicC family protein, with product MTGFGRSTRSSGDILVTVEVRTLNHRYLEVGVRLASSYYFMEPLIRDVVRSRISRGKADVTVTVKDGRERTKKLTVNESLLAGYLEVERELRDTFGLAGSLGVEKAMSINGIVSVEEIEPGEDPVTELVLSAAGEAMDGVCRMRGKEGKSIEKHLRSATRTLSSLNKKIERHSEGDKKVMGEKLKERIREFMEEGEATAESFHERLSLEIAILADRLDISEEVKRIGSHLLQFQENLSSKTSGVGRKLDFIIQELNREFNTISSKSQSTKIPALVIEAKAQIEKMREQVQNVE
- a CDS encoding guanylate kinase; this translates as MKKGNLFVLSAPSGTGKTTVCRNLAKRVENLILSISYTTRPMKEGEKDGVDYHFVDEKTFAEMVQARDFLEWANIYGYRYGTSRKAVEECLGSGTDFLLEIDVQGGMNVKEAMPEAVLIALFPPDRETLYERLRGRKREAEREIEERVREAMRELVILKDYDYFVINRDLEKAIKDVILIIESQNLRVDRNREFLEKLVLQFRR
- a CDS encoding DNA-directed RNA polymerase subunit omega, whose protein sequence is MARVTVEDCLEKVPCHFELAILASKRAKGIISGEKPLIETGDKKEKPVVVALREIAEGEVEKKAE